One genomic segment of Rubeoparvulum massiliense includes these proteins:
- a CDS encoding DUF2626 family protein: MARMYRLLGFISLLIALMALWGDLMTMFYIFLAQMVLFVALGYMNLREKTYLYLFWGYMAFSFAGYLFYTFFLHTPPQI; the protein is encoded by the coding sequence ATGGCCCGGATGTATCGATTGTTAGGATTTATTTCTTTACTTATTGCATTAATGGCTTTATGGGGCGATTTAATGACCATGTTTTATATTTTCCTTGCACAGATGGTGCTTTTTGTTGCCCTTGGGTATATGAATCTGCGAGAAAAAACGTATCTCTATCTATTTTGGGGATACATGGCCTTCTCTTTTGCAGGATACCTATTTTACACATTCTTTCTACATACACCACCACAAATTTAA